GGGTCCAGTTTGCAAGTGCACCGGTGGCAAAAAACGGCAACATCAGCGAGTAGATAGACCGAGTAAGAAATAGACAAAGTAAAAAAACAGTGAACAAGTCGGCCGAAAGCCCATGTCCATACGCACACAGAACCATCTCACCTCTGTTTCTCCTCCGACTCGAGCGAGCCATGACCTCACACAGAAGAGAATGTCGCGGCGGCCGTCCCTTGCTGGCGAAGTGTCCGTCGGTGATGGAGCCCAACCAGCCTTGACAAGAATGAATGTCGTATAGTAGTACGTAATGGCCATATTGCAACTTGGGAAGTATTAGGATGCTAAAACCTCATGATAGTAATATTTTGGGAGGCTCAATATTTTGGTGTGTGAAACTTGATGATGTTTGTAATGGGCATGTGGCAACTAGTTGGATGCTAAAGCCTGATGGCAACAACATCTGCCATGTTTTGGTGCTATGCTGATCTTATTTTATGAATAATGTGGCTATTTATGAATCTTTTTAGTTTATATAGCAAGCTTATGTTTACTCACATGAAAGTTTGTGGTGTGGTACTAGCTAGATGTAACAAGTAATGAATCTGGAAAAGCTTCAGCTTATTTGGTTCACATTATAATGAGATATTGGCAGTTTACAATGGCTCATATATTTTTTCTgctcaaaattcaaaattttcaaataaatgatAAACAATTTCAGTAAATCACACATGTATCCAATACTAATATGGGAAAACCGCAGCTCATCTGGACCAACAGTTTGTAAGATATTTGTAATGTTAGTTGGCCCGTTCAAAAAAATTTCTTTCAAAATTAAACTTTTTCAAAAAAATGGGGAAATAATCCACTAAATCATACATGCGCTCACTAATCTTCTGGGAAAAATTCGGCTCAATCGGAGCAAAGGATTGTGAAATTGACATATCTAGTTGGCTGCTGATGTGGCCGGTTTTTTATGCCACCGATGCACTTACATACTGGACCCACTTGTCATGAATCATGTCTAACACACCTAAATGATGATTTAGACGTATCTGCAACGAATTACCATAATATGTGGTGTTTCTTTTGTGCAACACTAATACCAATAGTAGATGGCTTGTGCAATTTCCTCAGATTTAAACGGTCAGCGCCAGGATCCATGATCTACGTGTGGCATCACCGACAATCCATCCGAGCAGGGACGCGTCGTGCTAGAACCTGACACACCGGAACAGAATCCGACGAAGCAACCTGGCAGGTTACTCTGTCCATCACAGGCATCGTTTAGTTACTCTACGCATTAATTGCCGAGACTAAACAAACTACCCGACGGCATGCGAAGCTGCTGCCGAAGAAAGGCGCAACCATCATCGCAGCAACTACGGTGAAGTCAAATGAAGTGGAAGCTCTGCGCTTAACCCAAGGAGCCGCGCGCATTCTCACGAACGGATCGATTTGTCTGCACCGAAAACCACATCTTGAAATTCATCATCATATCATCACACTTTCCAAACGATGAATCCCAAGAAAGAAAAAAGTTACCGTTGTAGTACAGACAAAATGACAGCAAGCAGATTGAACTTCCGAGACGCCCTCTGCATTAACTGTGAACGGTATCTGGTTTGGCCGCGCCGCGCTGCTTGTCAGGTCAACTGGCAACCGGGCAAACAGAGCCCACGCCCCCTTATAAATTAGCCCGTGGCGGGACACGTCTGATCACCCAGTCCATTCTGAATTTAGCTAGTATAGTGCTTGTGCTTATACTACCAGGGATCGATACACCTTGGTTGACAGGAAAATTATTAGTCAGAGATGAGGAGCTCCGCGGCTGTAGTCCGGGCGGCACTGCTCGTCCTTGGCGCGCTGCTACTCCCTGCCCACCATGTGATGGCCGACTACTCGGCCGTGgcaccgacgccgccgccgcctaaGCCGGCCAGTGCCATTTCCAAGCCCCCGTTGCCAGCCAATGACACCAAcatgtcgccgtccccgtcgccgcctgtCCAGCCGGTGCCACCTTTCGTGGTCGTGCAGGGCGTGATCTACTGCAAGTCATGCAAATCCAGGGGCTACAACCGCGGCATGGACGCCTCACCGATCCAAGGTTCGCACTGCCCGTAGATCTCTCTCGCCTACTCCGTCGCCTCGGCATGGAGTACCTAATTAACCTGCTCAGTCTTAAACTCATGCGTGCATGCATCCATTCGATCCATAAACGCAGGTGCAACGGTGAATCTGGTGTGCTACGGGAAGAAGGTGGTGAACGTGACGGCGACGGTGTCGGACGAGCACGGCTACTTCCTGGTGATGTTCTACGACCTGGCCAACTTCAACGCGCGCAACTGCAAGCTGTACCTGGGCACGTCGCCGACGCCGCTCTGCGACAAGCCCGTCTACCCGCCGAACAAGTGGATCGGGCTCTCGCTCGTCAAAGAGACCGTCACCTCGCCGCCGGCGGGGCTGCAGGGCGTCTACTGCCCCACCAGCGTCCTCTTCTACGGCCCCTCCGCCGGACAGCATTGCCCATTTTATTGACCGCGCCGCCTCGATCCAGCTGGTACTGAGTAATAATCAACTAGTCATATGCAGTTGATGGATGATTCATGATTGACAGTGTTGTGCTTGCAGTGGTGCATATTTGTGCATTTATGTGTTCGTGTTCCTAGCAGCTAGCCAATTTACGTTAAGTTCTTCTAGTTCGTGGGGTTGGTGCAGTTCCAGTGTAGTGCTAGTATCTTGAGCTTTCAGTGGCCTCTGTTCCCCTCACATAACTATGATTCTTCTGCCAACGTGCATTATTTTAAGCTGTTTGACATCTACGGCTGTCGGTTACCACTACACCGTAGATCCATGAGCTTAGATCGAGCTccaaatcacactagaagtgggaaTCTTGGAAGTCAAAGGTAATAGCCACCCTGCGAAGTGGTATTTTATACTGCGAAATGGAGTACTATGATTCTTCTATAACGTGCATGTATACTCAGATCTTCTATAACGTGCCTGTCTCTCGGAAGCGCTACCACGGAAATCCCTATATGACGCTCGTTCCGCCAGTTTGTCTACCAAACGCACAAGCCAGCAAACCTAACGATACGATTTCGGCCAGATAAATTGCTCAGATTCTGATTTTTACCGATTTTGTgagccttctagaaggttccttttTGTTTTAGTTTACTTTCAAAACAATATTCGCAGTTTCCAAATTTAAAagatgttcacaaattttaaaaaaaatgttacaAACTTTTGAAATATTCATCATTTAAACAATGTTTACAAAATGCAGAGGAATGTTTATTTTTTCATAAATGTtcacaaaattttcaaaaaaagttcactttGAAAAATAATTAAAATTGTAAAAATAATATAAACTAAGAAAAAACAGAGAGAACTGTACGCACAAAGCTGATCGCTAAAGTGGATCGGGCCTGCCGTTACTCATGTGCGGTTGCTAGACAATTTGCCGCATCAAGTGTGACATAGGAGCTCCCCGCCCACCCACGGTCAAGACTGGCTGGAGAAAGAATATTCTTCAATGAGTAAAATGCACTGGCAGTCACTGAACTTGCGAAGAGCGCTCACTTTGGTCACTGTACTTAGAAATACGGCCAATACGGTCACCCAATACGACAAGACGTGTTTGTACGGTCACTGTTCCTCGTATGCCACCCGTCGCCGCTCGGTTTGACCACGTGTGACCAATCCTAGACGCCAGCTGGCATTAAGCAGGCGGTAGAGTGGTGTTTTTGCAGAATCCCCCCTGGTTCGATGTGCTTTAGCCGAAAGCGTCTTGCCTGTTCGGCTTCGATCATaacgtggggaggaggaggagagcagaGGAGGCGATCGTCGGCGGTAGCGCACCATCTCCGGTCATCGAGATCGCGGAAGGGCCGGAGTTGCCGCGGAGGTGCGCCGCATCGCGTCGCTGCCGGAGGGGCGCCGCATCCTCCTCAGGATGGCCCCTGTTCGTCAACCAGATGGAGCTCCTCCACCGTACTATGGTAAGCCCCACTTACATCCGCCATGATTGGTGCTTGCAGACTCTGATTGCGCAATTTAGGGTTTCGCAATGTGCACATGGAGATGTAGGAGGCCAATTTTGCCTGCAAGATTTCACAAGATTTAAGCTGGGTTTTTGCCTGGCAAATTGGGGGTTTTCGGTGTATGGTTTTTGCCTGACAAATTGGGGGCTAAGTGTTTGCTTGAAGGTCATTATGATGCAATTGTAGGCCTTTTAGATGTTTGAACATACGGTTAGGGTTTTAGGTTAGGAAAGGTGGTTCCTTGTAATATATGTTGACAGAATTGTGCTCTGTTTTCATCTTTGTAGGACCACGCAGCAGGAAATTTTCAGTTCAATTTAACCATGGGTGGATATTTCCTTGGCAAAGGTAGCAACCGTTCTTATGCCAATGGGCATGTGTTGTGCTATGATGATCTGGATACAGTGACATGGTCCCCAATCATGGTTGAGCACCTAGTTGAGGAGATTGGTTGGGAGATGGCAGGAAGGCTCAAGGTTTACTATTGCATTCCAATCCTAACCTTGCAGAAGAATAGCTTGAGAGAAATAAGAGGAGATGGAGATGCAAACCAGATGATAACATTTGTTGATCTTGGCCACCACTCATTCAGTCTCTACTTAGACCATGAAGACAGTCTGAATtcaaacaatgatgatgatgatgtggtcaaTTTCCCAAGAGTGCAGCTACCTCCAGTGTTTAGTCCTTCTAAGACAAGAGTTGATCAGGCAGAAAGTATTGAGGCTGTAAATGCAGAGACAGATGTTCATGTACCTGAAGGTGAAGCAATCCCAATACAAGTTGTGTATCCAGAGAGCTCAGATGTTAATGTGGGCAATTATGTGTTTGCAAGGAGGAATTGTTCTTTTGGTGAGCAGGATGAAAATGTTATGGCTCCAGATGTAGTGCTGGAGGAAAAACGACAAGGAAGTGATGAAGCTGGATCATCAAGATTGTGCAAAAGGAAAACCAGACAGAAATGCAGTTCTGATTACCTGGAAGATGCTGATACTGACTCAGATGACTCTGACTTTGATCCTGGAGCCATAGTGGACAGTGACTATGACAtaagtgatggtgatgatgatttgTTTGCTGATAATGTAGACATGGATGAGCCCGTGGAGacagagaagaagaaagaagagaaagggAAGCAAAATGTTCAAAAGGGAAAAGAAGTTGTGAAAGGAAATGAGAAAGATGCAGATAAAGCAGCAGCATATGATCATGAAGATGAGTTCTATGAATCAGAGGGTGATGACTTGTGGGCACCAGATTCTGATGATGAAGAGGTATTCATGAAGTTCAAGGCATTTAGACCAGAGGATCTTCATTGTCCCAAGCTTCATGTTGGTCAAGTTTTCCAAACTGTTGAGCTCTTGAGGAAAGCCATCAAGGAGTACTGCTGCAAAAACAGGGTAGATGTGAAGTTGCCAGTCAATGATAAGAAAAGAGTGAAGGCAACATGTGATGAGGACTGTACTTGGTATCTTTGGGCTTCATATGATAGCAGGACCAAGTGCTTCATGGTCAAGAAATATGTGGATGAGCACACTTGTACCAAGAAGTGGAAGATCAAGGCTTTCACAGCACCATTTCTAGCACAGAAGTGAGAgctttagagctgaccaagacataAATTTGAGAAACTTTTCTAGAGTTGTTCAAAAGGAGTGGCATATGACCCCAAGCAGGACCAAGTTACAAAGAGCTAGGTGGCtagtaatgaaaaaaaattatggTGATGAAGAAGGCCAATACAAGATGCTCTGGGACTATGGTAATGAGTTGAGAAGAAGTAACCCTGGGACCTCATTCTTTGTTGCACTAGATAGTCAAGCAAGGTTTAATAAAGCCTATATGTGTCTAGATGCTCGCAAAAGAGGGTTCTTGCAAGGATGTAGGCCTATGATATTCCTTGATGGCTGTCATATCAAGACAAGGTACAGAGGACAGCTACTCACTGTTGTTGGGATAGACCCAAATGATTGTATTTTTCCAATTGCAGTAGTTGTAGTTGAAGTGGAAGACAAGCCTAGTTGGTGCTGGTTCCTTGAAAGACTAAAGAATGATCTTGCTATCTTTAATACTGCTCCATGGACCATTATGTCAGACAAACAAAAGGTAAATAACATCAATTGTAGTATAAGTAGTACTCCATATTTAGTAGTCCATGCTTATGTTTATCTTTTGTTATTGTAGGGCCTTATCAATGTTGTGGATGAGTTATTTCCAGAGTCAGAACACAGGTTTTGTGTCAGACACATGTGGCAGAACTTTCAGCAACAATTCAAAGGGGATGTTCTTAAGAATCAACTTTGGAAGATAGCAAGAAGTACCACCTCTGTCAAGTATGAGCAGTACATGGTTGAGATGAAGGACATCAGCTTGGATGCTTACAAGTGGTTGCATGAGTTGGAACCATACACATGGGTTAGAGCATTTCAAAGTGATCTTCCCAAGTGTGATATATTGCTCAACAATAACTGTGAAGTTTTTAACAAGTGAGAAGCCAATTAAATTGCTATGTGCATGTTCTTACTTCAATGTTTGACACTTAACTCAGTTTTGTCTTATACTTGTAGGTACATACTAGATGCTAGAGAGCTACCTATACTTTCTATTCTAGAAAGGATCAAAGGCCAACTGATGCAGAGGCACTACAACAAGCAGCTTGAGGCAGAGAAGATGAAAGGAAATATTTGTCCAAAGATCAAGAAAAAGGTGGAAAAGCTAACTGAGTGGGCAAACCTGTGCTATGTGGAGGGAGCTGGAGATGGGGTGTTCTAGGTAGGTGACAAGAGTGTGAACTTCCTTGTGGACTGGCACACCAATGAGTGTAGCCGTAAGAGGTGGCAAAAGAGTGGCACACCTTGTGTACATGCCATAGCATGTGCTAGACATGAAAGAGTTGACCCTCTTtcattggtgaaccaatgctattctgTGAACATGTTCAAAATGGCATACAAGAACATAATCTATCCATGTAGAGACATGACAGAATGGGAGAAGATGAATGGGCCACCAGTTCTGCCACCATTGTACACCAAGCAAGTAGGCAGGTCATGCAAAAGCATAAGAAAAGCACCAGGTGAAGTAATTTGTAGTAATGGTGGCAAGAAAATGTCTAGGCATGGTGTCATCATGCACTACAACTACTGTGGAGAGCCAGATCACAACATTAAAGGATGCAAGTACCTGAAGGCGGGAGTACCTCCTCCAAATATGCAAGCACCATCAGCAGCACAAGTAAATCATGAAGCAACATCACCAGATAAGCAACATGTGCAAGATGAAGACCCTGTCATTACTCAGGTATGTTTTTGCAGAAGATGTTTCAGTTTTGTCATATAGCACCACAAGAAAATCATGGATCACTTAAATGTTGCTTCATTTTGAGCAGGAACACAACCCTGCGGAAAATCCTATCATAGAAGATCTCATGGTTGATCAAATGATAGGAATGGTAAGTTTTGTCATACATGATCTCATATACTTTGCCAAGCCTACTATTATTGTGTGATCATTTGTACAAATGTTATGTCATGTAGAGGCCAATGCCAAGAGTGATTGCACAAGGACTTGTTCCAGAGTCAACATTCCTTTCTGCTGCTCAGTTGTTGGTCAATCAAAACCAAGGGAGCACAAGCACCATTCAGCAAGGAGAGATGGCCAAGAAGTTACTTGCATTAAAAAAGTGGAGAGACAAAGAGTTAGAAGACAAGAAAAATGCTATACTTGCAGCAAGGAGAGAAGAACAGGAAAAGAAGGCTGAAGAAGCTGCCAGGAAGAGACATCTGCAAGAGGAGAAGAAAACAGCAGATGCGGAGAGGAAGAGACAGGCAGCTGCTCTGAACAGAGAGAAGAGGAAAGAAGAAGCAGCAATAAAAAAGCAGGCTCAAATAGAGACAAGGCAGATTCTTTTGGAGGTTAAGAAAACTATAGCTGCTGAGAACAAAGCAAAGAACGAGGCTGAGAAGAAGGCTCAAAAAGAACAAGAAGCTGCCAAGAAGCTAGCAGAGAAAGAGGCTGCTGCAGCAAAAAAAAGAGCAGATAAGAAAGCAGAGAAGGAGGCTGCTGCAACACAAAGAAAGGAAGAAATGAGGCTGATATCTATTGCAATGGGTAAAAGCCAGGATGATTCACAACACCAAGAAGATGGTCAGCCAAGGAAGGCCAACAGAACATCCATGTTTGATATCTTCAGGTGATGAGACAGTGGACAGCCAACACATCCATGTAGTATGCAAGCATCTTATTTTGCCCAATCCATGTAGTATACAATCGGTGGTAATGTAGGAAAATGTTGTAATTGATCCATAATGATGTAGACACATGAGTATGGATCAATTGTTGCTCATTTTGTAACCAGTTCTACAAGATACTTCTTTGCCCTACTTATGACTATGCTTAATGCCCTGGTTATAACAACAGTTACTCTTATAACATTGCCCAACATATGACAATGGTCACATTTGTCCTCTTCAACTTGCAACAGTTGTATAGTTTTTTTGCATGCAAAATTAACAGGAATGCACACACACAAGACAAATATGACAATGGTCAAAGAGTACTCATGGTCAAATGTGCCCAAATTGACAGCATCATCAACTAGCTTTGCAATGCACACACACAAGGCAAACATAACATAAAAATTATATCTTCATAAGACAGCAGAATGATCCATTAACTTCATTTGCAGTACAACATTGTCACTTGCATTACATATTGCAAAAGAATCAGATACAATGCAAAGGATTGACACTTGACACTAACAGCACCACCACATAGTACCAGTTCATCTCCTAACAAACTAGGCATCATTCCTAACATACCAACAGTGAAATAGCTACTGCAAACACTGCATCAACTACATATTGCATCACTCTTGCATCCACTCCATCACTTCTTCAGCACAGAAATAGCTACTAGCACTGCAACTACAATGAGTGCTGCCAACagtgccttcatcatcaccaatacTTCATTGCCTAACCCTATGAGTGATTGTGCTTGCTGATTGCTCATTTGACCTGCAACTCTTCCATGATGTCCATCTTCATAGCATGGAAGATCAACTGCACCTACACCTGCACCTCCACATGCATATCTTCGATTCCTTGCTCGAATCGGCTCTTCCATCTTATCCTCTGCAGCTCCTAATGCATCTACGGCTTCATTGCCAACGAGAAACTGATTATCCATCAAATATGCAACGTATTCCAACTCCCAATGCTAGAAATGGTCCTGAAGATCAAATGAAAAGAACAAACGCCAGAAATCACCATTACAAGTTCCCAAAATTCGACCAAAATGAAGAACTAGGGATTCACTCCACTTACACCAATAGGACACCTGTAGAAGACCCAGCCCTCGTGCTTCTCCGTGTTCGACAGATAGAACTTCACACGAGTGCGGCAAGAAGGCCACCTGATGAGCGGCACCACCACCGAACGGCCGCCAACTGATGACCTGACCGAGCTTGTCGACATGGCGGAGCGAAGCATCGGGCGGTGGCAAGCGGCAGGGAGAGGCCGCCGGCAAGCAGCACGGAAGAGGGTGGCGGCCACAGCAGGGAGAGGGCGTCGGCATCGGCGGCAGAGTGGGGAATTTGGGAGAGGGTGGCGGTGTCGCCAGCAGAGTGGGGATTTAGGTATTCCGCTACAGAGTGGGGTATNNNNNNNNNNNNNNNNNNNNNNNNNNN
The Triticum dicoccoides isolate Atlit2015 ecotype Zavitan chromosome 3A, WEW_v2.0, whole genome shotgun sequence genome window above contains:
- the LOC119268961 gene encoding pistil-specific extensin-like protein yields the protein MRSSAAVVRAALLVLGALLLPAHHVMADYSAVAPTPPPPKPASAISKPPLPANDTNMSPSPSPPVQPVPPFVVVQGVIYCKSCKSRGYNRGMDASPIQGATVNLVCYGKKVVNVTATVSDEHGYFLVMFYDLANFNARNCKLYLGTSPTPLCDKPVYPPNKWIGLSLVKETVTSPPAGLQGVYCPTSVLFYGPSAGQHCPFY